Proteins encoded by one window of Aspergillus puulaauensis MK2 DNA, chromosome 4, nearly complete sequence:
- a CDS encoding Zn(II)2Cys6 transcription factor domain-containing protein (COG:K;~EggNog:ENOG410PU72;~InterPro:IPR036864,IPR021858,IPR001138;~PFAM:PF00172;~go_function: GO:0000981 - DNA-binding transcription factor activity, RNA polymerase II-specific [Evidence IEA];~go_function: GO:0008270 - zinc ion binding [Evidence IEA];~go_process: GO:0006355 - regulation of transcription, DNA-templated [Evidence IEA]), producing the protein MEGQNAPFRVKLPSRPSNEQRVYHARRAHRKSREGCAKCKQRRVKCDETRPRCQKCERLGLDCTYEAILPAGCGKVKKRDNNDTLIAQFLDRVPVITPDSTAHSLAIRAVAMQVDNVLELKQVRFKECFSNLDTLRHFQDTITPTIISHSGREIMRGKMIRLALESPYLMHSIIAVAVAHLRNTLPDNDTSLDKYSMLEAHHWHHAIRQYSTELQGPISPENMDAMFSACLLMTVNSFSMEEYNPRKSFVFSPNPAESLNWLFVQSGLRHLLGHAKPWLRKSMWFDMFMESRDELFEDTRPGRVGLHPELADLCGITESSTEENNPYLWPLRMLSPILRLEPSAKSFPRITTFMGRLLPSYYEHLIAKDPPALIILSWWLVLMQKCNLWWVQNRAKSECAAICMYLEDSCDPLVLQLLEFPAEACGYLLQHVQLEIAFGNPHPDFALDPFNPLQSVSEPSIEGEVVDISDGVLI; encoded by the exons ATGGAAGGCCAAAACGCTCCATTCCGTGTCAAACTCCCATCTAGACCGAGCAACGAGCAACGCGTCTACCATGCCCGTCGGGCCCATCGCAAGTCGCGTGAGGGCTGTGCAAAGTGCAAGCAGCGACGAGTCAAG TGCGATGAAACGCGCCCCCGCTGCCAGAAATGCGAGCGACTCGGCCTCGACTGCACTTACGAAGCGATCCTCCCTGCAGGCTGCGGGAAAGTGAAGAAACGGGACAACAACGATACGCTTATTGCACAATTCCTCGATCGAGTTCCCGTAATTACACCTGATAGTACGGCGCATTCTCTCGCCATCCGTGCGGTTGCGATGCAGGTCGATAACGTACTCGAGCTCAAGCAAGTGAGATTCAAGGAGTGCTTTAGTAATTTGGATACGTTGCGCCATTTTCAGGATACAATTACGCCGACGATTATCAGTCATTCGGGGAGAGAGATTATGCGTGGGAAGATGATTCGGTTGGCGTTGGAG TCGCCGTATCTAATGCATAGTATAATTGCTGTTGCAGTCGCGCACCTCCGCAACACCCTCCCAGATAACGATACAAGTCTAGATAAATACAGCATGCTTGAAGCGCACCACTGGCACCACGCGATAAGACAGTACAGCACAGAGCTTCAAGGTCCCATCAGCCCTGAAAACATGGACGCGATGTTCTCCGCCTGTCTCCTAATGACCGTGAACTCCTTCTCAATGGAGGAGTATAACCCGCGCAAATCGTTCGTGTTCTCGCCGAACCCTGCAGAATCACTGAATTGGCTATTTGTCCAGTCTGGCCTGCGCCATTTACTTGGCCATGCTAAGCCCTGGTTGCGGAAAAGTATGTGGTTCGATATGTTCATGGAGTCCCGGGACGAGCTTTTTGAAGATACCCGCCCTGGAAGAGTGGGCCTACACCCCGAGCTTGCAGACCTATGCGGCATAACCGAGTCCTCAACGGAAGAGAACAACCCATATCTTTGGCCACTACGAATGCTATCGCCGATCCTGAGGCTCGAGCCGTCGGCGAAGTCGTTCCCGCGGATAACGACATTCATGGGGCGCCTTCTACCATCTTACTATGAACACTTGATAGCAAAAGACCCGCCTGCTTTGATAATTCTCAGCTGGTGGTTGGTGCTAATGCAGAAATGCAACTTATGGTGGGTGCAGAACCGCGCCAAGTCTGAATGTGCCGCTATTTGCATGTACCTAGAAGACAGCTGCGATCCGCTCGTCCTGCAGCTCCTAGAGTTCCCTGCTGAAGCGTGCGGGTATCTCCTTCAGCATGTTCAATTGGAAATCGCCTTCGGAAATCCGCATCCTGATTTCGCACTGGATCCTTTCAATCCTTTACAGAGCGTCTCCGAACCATCTATTGAGGGGGAAGTAGTTGATATTTCTGATGGTGTCCTGATTTAA
- a CDS encoding uncharacterized protein (COG:I;~EggNog:ENOG410PPMM) — protein sequence MTIQEGVTNGDAPTSSTAELPKDGVESLVSELREAVMRFQPERVRRLLEQDNCPIDRTIINDAAVAYFDKAVFEIIASHLYKQRQELVNLARKHLSPEQLWQLGVRPNQRRLNSQAAAVAAALAATEAVDYNTIKLLVPDIIFPGSATSVYFLVGCNKDAAQILYNVGFKNVGERDHLMYTPLTALTLPKRTGYNGQYKVDTAARAFFNYLEMCKWFRDRTAWLYRPLGVSRITALHYVAGKIGKAFASLVEEQLEMNPGEDTESHSHRFVENWTVFFQPSISKSGIIRAIMRATKHRDLFSCPCSAEGSVPLNVLLNEIIINYIPTNKGRTPAVISGLVGAFLLAQKPTGSQDARYTPYLHKRVASVVFRACSFACLGLAHSCRSASINQLTVLSTERRITHNELDDLVSEYEAEFQQSDKSIAMFLIEEWAMGMTRYQLRKQSKDQPSR from the coding sequence ATGACAATCCAGGAAGGCGTTACCAACGGCGACGCACCCACATCCAGTACAGCTGAGCTGCCTAAGGATGGCGTTGAGAGTCTGGTGTCGGAACTTCGCGAAGCTGTTATGCGTTTCCAACCAGAGAGGGTCCGAAGGCTACTGGAGCAGGACAACTGTCCGATTGATCGAACAATCATCAATGATGCTGCAGTGGCCTACTTCGACAAGGCTGTATTCGAGATTATCGCGTCACACCTTTACAAGCAACGACAGGAACTTGTGAACCTCGCTCGAAAACACCTATCGCCAGAGCAGCTATGGCAATTAGGCGTACGCCCTAACCAACGCAGGTTAAATTCTCAGGCAGCTGCTGTGGCAGCAGCTCTGGCCGCAACCGAGGCGGTCGATTACAATACAATCAAGCTACTGGTTCCCGATATTATTTTCCCAGGTAGTGCCACATCCGTCTACTTCTTGGTCGGCTGTAATAAGGACGCGGCGCAAATACTGTACAATGTTGGTTTCAAGAACGTTGGCGAAAGGGACCATCTAATGTACACGCCGCTTACGGCATTAACCCTACCGAAGAGGACCGGTTACAATGGTCAGTATAAGGTCGACACTGCCGCGCGTGCTTTCTTCAACTATCTCGAAATGTGTAAGTGGTTCCGAGACAGAACGGCCTGGTTGTATCGCCCGCTCGGAGTTTCGCGGATAACAGCCCTGCACTATGTTGCTGGCAAGATTGGAAAAGCCTTCGCGTCTTTGGTTGAGGAGCAGCTCGAAATGAACCCGGGGGAAGACACAGAATCGCATAGCCATCGATTTGTCGAAAACTGGACAGTGTTTTTCCAGCCGAGTATATCCAAATCGGGCATCATCAGAGCAATAATGAGGGCTACAAAGCACCGCGACCTGTTTTCTTGCCCATGTTCTGCCGAGGGCTCCGTTCCACTGAACGTCCTACTAAATGAGATTATAATCAACTACATCCCCACCAATAAAGGTAGGACCCCAGCAGTAATAAGCGGCTTAGTTGGAGCTTTTCTCCTCGCCCAGAAGCCGACAGGGTCTCAAGATGCACGATATACTCCCTACCTACACAAACGTGTCGCCTCAGTAGTGTTCCGTGCCTGCTCGTTTGCATGCCTCGGCCTTGCGCATTCATGTCGATCTGCAAGCATTAATCAGCTCACCGTGTTGTCCACCGAGAGACGGATCACTCACAATGAATTGGACGATCTGGTTTCGGAATACGAGGCGGAATTTCAGCAGTCAGACAAGTCGATAGCGATGTTTCTCATTGAGGAGTGGGCAATGGGCATGACGCGTTACCAGTTGCGAAAACAGTCCAAGGATCAGCCAAGTCGATAA
- a CDS encoding dienelactone hydrolase family protein (COG:G;~EggNog:ENOG410PGQA;~InterPro:IPR002925,IPR029058;~PFAM:PF01738;~go_function: GO:0016787 - hydrolase activity [Evidence IEA]) has translation MLIKEYHHDVPTTADGNGSMRIYVFHPTIPGYPNARFPGVVVFSEIYQVTGPVARFARQIAGQGYIAVAPSSYHEFTGPEALSYNAEDTDKGNEWKISKKLSAYDEDATLSVSYLLSLPTCTGRVGATGMCLGGHLAYRCALDSRVQAAVCYFATDIHSRTLGKGKDDDSLKRAGDIKGELAMIFGKSDTHVPPAGRDLIRSTLHEKGVLFSFYEVAWAQHAFIRDELSKGRYDPAISKVCFEMLLEVFGRTLKIDLGEHDGKEVKVEDVC, from the exons ATGTTGATCAAGGAGTATCATCACGATGTTCCCACAACCGCAGACGGCAATGGCTCAATGC GAATATATGTTTTCCATCCCACCATTCCGGGGTATCCCAACGCGCGTTTCCCTGGTGTCGTCGTATTCAGTGAGATTTACCAGG TAACCGGTCCCGTCGCCCGCTTCGCCCGCCAAATCGCCGGACAGGGATACATCGCTGTTGCGCCATCGAGCTACCACGAGTTCACGGGGCCCGAAGCACTAAGCTATAACGCCGAGGACACAGATAAGGGAAATGAGTGGAAGATCTCAAAA AAACTCTCCGCCTACGACGAAGACGCAACCCTATCCGTCTCGTATCTGCTTAGTCTCCCAACATGCACAGGCCGGGTGGGGGCCACGGGGATGTGTCTAGGTGGACATCTCGCGTACCGGTGTGCGCTGGATAGCAGAGTCCAAGCAGCCGTGTGCTATTTCGCGACGGATATCCACAGCCGTACGCTGGGGAAGGGCAAGGACGATGATTCGTTGAAGAGGGCGGGGGATATTAAGGGAGAGCTTGCTATG ATCTTTGGCAAAAGCGATACGCATGTTCCCCCCGCAGGACGGGACTTGATCCGTTCTACGCTCCATGAGAAGGGTGTCTTATTTAGTTTCTATGAGGTTGCTTGGGCTCAGC ACGCGTTCATCCGCGACGAGCTCAGCAAAGGGCGTTACGACCCGGCTATTAGCAAGGTGTGCTTTGAGATGCTTCTAGAAGTATTTGGACGAACCCTTAAGATTGATCTGGGCGAGCATGATGGGAAGGAGGTgaaggttgaggatgttTGTTAG
- the erg4 gene encoding c-24(28) sterol reductase (COG:I;~EggNog:ENOG410PFUR;~InterPro:IPR001171,IPR018083;~PFAM:PF01222;~TransMembrane:8 (i120-141o184-205i217-243o255-276i309-328o334-353i374-398o410-426i);~go_component: GO:0016020 - membrane [Evidence IEA];~go_function: GO:0016628 - oxidoreductase activity, acting on the CH-CH group of donors, NAD or NADP as acceptor [Evidence IEA];~go_process: GO:0016126 - sterol biosynthetic process [Evidence IEA];~go_process: GO:0055114 - oxidation-reduction process [Evidence IEA]), translating into MRVTRSQTGITPKKVDRPGYVETPGGRRVARSSVAPSEEPSDSATESRGRTRSTTRRRSTRVKSEDLSEDEDKAASSNGHANGHANGHSNGHSKVKKERIIDGWVEGKDPKVDYSGHYEFGGSAGVLSMMIGFPLLMYYMWIGATYYDGKFPRPSEGQSMSEFFAHLGHLAYEGAFPSVKAWTIYWVFFIFEGACYLLIPGITVMGRPLPHLGGKQLPYYCSALWSFWTTIAIACTLHFTGIFKLYTIIDEFGPLMSVAILSGFIVAFIAYFSALARGAEHRMTGYPIYDFFMGAELNPRMFGILDFKMFFEVRLPWYILLLVTMGTAARQYEVYGYVSGEVGFLLMAHFLYANACSKGEECIVSTWDMYYEKWGFMLIFWNLAGVPLSYCHCTIYLANHDPATYHWNRYFLAFLYLAYLFVYWVWDTTNSQKNRYRQQERGTTVFRKAFPQLPWQTIKDPKTITAADGSMILIDGWYGKARKIHYTCDLYFALNWGLITGFNSPFPWFYPVFFACMISHRALRDIQRCRNKYGEAWAEYERRVPYLFIPYVF; encoded by the exons ATGAGAGTCACTCGCTCGCAGACGGGGATAACCCCCAA GAAAGTTGACCGTCCCGGTTACGTCGAGACGCCTGGTGGCCGTCGAGTCGCCCGCAGCAGCGTTGCGCCGTCCGAGGAGCCATCCGATTCAGCGACCGAGTCCAGGGGCCGGACGAGATCGACTACTCGACGACGTTCTACACGCGTGAAAAGCGAAGACCTctctgaggatgaggacaaggCTGCGTCGAGCAATGGTCACGCCAATGGACATGCCAATGGACACTCCAATGGACACTCcaaggtcaagaaggagCGCATCATTGATGGCTGGGTGGAAGGCAAGGACCCCAAGGTCGACTACAGCGGACATTATGAATTCGGTGGTTCCGCTGGTGTCCTCTCGATGATGATCGGATTCCCGCTCCTGATGTACTACATGTGGATTGGTGCGACCTACTACGATGGCAAGTTCCCTCGTCCTTCAGAGGGCCAGAGCATGTCGGAATTTTTCGCGCACCTCGGCCATCTGGCGTACGAAGGTGCATTCCCGTCTGTCAAGGCGTGGACTATTTACTGGGTTTTTTTCATCTTCGAAGGTGCTTGCTATCTGCTTATCCCTGGGATCACTGTCATGGGTCGTCCACTGCCTCACCTTGGAGGCAAGCAGCTTCCGTACTACTGCTCCGCACTTTGGTCGTTCTGGACTACGATCGCGATCGCTTGCACGCTCCACTTCACCGGAATTTTCAAGTTGTACACCATCATCGACGAGTTCGGCCCTCTCATGAGCGTGGCTATCCTATCTGGATTCATCGTCGCCTTTATCGCCTACTTTTCGGCATTGGCTCGTGGAGCGGAGCACCGCATGACCGGATATCCTATCTATGACTTCTTCATGGGAGCAGAGCTCAACCCTCGCATGTTCGGTATCTTGGACTTCAAGATGTTCTTCGAAGTCCGCCTGCCTTGGTACATTCTTCTGCTTGTCACCATGGGTACTGCCGCCAGACAGTACGAAGTCTATGGATACGTTTctggagaagttggattTTTGTTAATGGCACACTTCCTCTATGCAAACGCCTGCTCCAAGGGTGAAGAATGCATTGTGTCCACATG GGATATGTACTATGAAAAATGGGGTTTTATGCTGATCTTCTGGAACCTCGCTGGTGTGCCCTTGAGTTACTGCCACTGCACGATCTACCTTGCCAACCACGACCCCGCTACTTACCACTGGAACCGCTATTTCCTGGCCTTCCTCTATTTGGCCTACCTGTTTGTTTACTGGGTCTGGGACACCACGAACAGCCAGAAGAACCGATACCGCCAGCAGGAGCGCGGCACCACTGTGTTCCGCAAGGCCTTCCCTCAACTGCCTTGGCAAACAATCAAGGACCCCAAGACTATCACTGCCGCGGACGGCTCCATGATCTTGATTGACGGCTGGT ACGGCAAGGCTCGCAAGATCCACTACACTTGCGACCTCTACTTTGCTCTTAACTGGGGTCTTATCACCGGGTTCAATAGTCCATTCCCTTGGTTCTATCCCGTCTTCTTTGCGTGCATGATCTCGCATCGTGCTCTCCGGGACATTCAGCGCTGCCGCAACAAGTACGGCGAGGCTTGGGCTGAGTATGAGAGACGGGTCCCATACCTCTTCATCCCT TACGTATTCTAA
- a CDS encoding RING-type E3 ubiquitin transferase MAG2 (COG:O;~EggNog:ENOG410PJY0;~InterPro:IPR001841,IPR027370,IPR017907,IPR039739, IPR013083;~PFAM:PF00097,PF13445): MSSNSGQTPPSSKAVNIPNKSSSSTFHSAPAIDSGPRRVGASGSFGAGLASKSSSSARNNQALKSQHKRQRRPRLLDDDIDESTIMKSTISRKGQTSITHLMNFSLPPRPEYHPPPRNPRRYNSWGLGSGYHAMDKARYVHANYRFIVTPNRVYHAQAANADVHLDWDSILQILVSAQTQASSCPICLSTPVAPRMAQCGHIFCLPCLIRFMHSTDNENPASEKKARCKKCPICWDIIYISETRPVRWFSGQEGILPFEGGDVVLRLVKRDTRSTLALPRDGAESLAPEEDIPWYHAAEVADYARIMKGGEDYMNAQYDTEIEDLRRQEQEDEVLFGDETTWTKKAVSAINEAKQKLEGIGNPPEVSPQPAVNRPPKDPITHQEPPEEVALMYASQHATKAGKSSPSEEPIIQNEVDQTTEAMNNIDLTTTNGTRSKQKHPATGRNNPQSDRKKGSNAPHPADQPYYFYQALPHYYLSPLDIRVLKTAFGDYSLFPATILPRVEHITTGHIMDDELRKRVKYLGHLPQGCEVNFLECDWRDVVMPDVLEQFSTELGKRRKRNKEKEVREEKSRIKAEKEEDEKRWAAARQKRPSISTSDRPFSDRDFIPLAGAADAGNIELGSSASPPRPPSHFSALASPSTSPPGARTVWGTAAVAGPATKPDHLRATPRDGWREGWEDELFAHQESELIAQTAVDENNSSSQAKKKGKKNKKITLMSTNIQRGA; this comes from the exons ATGTCGTCCAATTCTGGCCAgactcctccctcttccaagGCGGTGAACATACCGAATAAgtcgtcatcttcgacatTCCACTCCGCACCTGCAATCGATAGCGGTCCCAGACGCGTGGGAGCATCAGGCAGCTTTGGCGCTGGGTTGGCGTCGAAGAGCTCAAGCTCTGCTCGAAACAATCAGGCCCTGAAAAGCCAGCACAAGCGGCAAAGGCGTCCCCGGTTACtggatgatgatattgatgagtCG ACCATCATGAAATCGACAATCAGCCGAAAGGGACAGACGTCCATCACCCACTTAATGAACTTTTCTCTACCCCCTCGTCCCGAATACCATCCTCCACCGCGGAACCCCCGCCGCTACAACTCATGGGGTCTTGGGTCTGGCTATCATGCGATGGACAAGGCCCGCTACGTTCATGCCAATTATCGCTTCATCGTAACACCAAACCGCGTCTACCACGCCCAAGCAGCTAACGCCGACGTACACCTTGACTGGGACTCGATTCTCCAAATACTTGTTTCTGCCCAGACTCAGGCGTCCAGCTGCCCTATTTGCTTGTCTACACCCGTGGCACCGCGGATGGCTCAGTGTGGACATATATTCTGTCTGCCCTGTCTAATTCGTTTTATGCACTCGACAGACAACGAAAACCCGGCTTCCGAAAAGAAAGCGCGTTGTAAAAAATGCCCTATCTGCTGGGATATCATTTACATCTCGGAAACACGGCCAGTGAGATGGTTCAGTGGCCAAGAAGGTATCCTCCCTTTCGAGGGCGGCGACGTCGTGCTGAGGCTTGTCAAAAGGGACACTCGAAGTACCCTCGCCCTGCCTAGAGACGGTGCTGAGAGTCTTGCTCCTGAAGAGGATATTCCATGGTACCATGCTGCGGAAGTGGCAGATTATGCCCGTATCATGAAAGGGGGAGAAGACTACATGAACGCTCAATACGATACCGAGATTGAAGATTTACGCAGGCAGGAGCAAGAAGACGAGGTCTTGTTTGGAGACGAGACCACATGGACGAAAAAGGCAGTGTCAGCCATAAACGAAGCCAAGCAAAAGCTCGAAGGCATCGGGAACCCCCCTGAAGTTTCACCCCAGCCAGCCGTCAATCGACCACCGAAAGACCCAATTACCCACCAGGAGCCGCCAGAAGAGGTTGCACTCATGTATGCTTCACAGCATGCCACCAAGGCAGGCAAATCTTCACCTAGTGAGGAACCCATTATACAGAATGAGGTTGACCAAACTACGGAGGCAAtgaataatatagatttgaCAACGACGAATGGCACAAGGTCCAAACAGAAGCATCCTGCGACTGGCCGAAACAATCCTCAGTCGGATCGAAAAAAGGGCTCCAACGCGCCTCATCCTGCCGACCAGCCATATTACTTCTACCAAGCTCTACCTCATTACTACCTTTCCCCTCTTGATATCCGCGTTCTCAAAACTGCATTTGGAGATTACTCGTTGTTCCCGGCAACCATCCTACCTCGTGTTGAACACATAACTACCGGTCACATTATGGATGACGAGTTGCGCAAGCGCGTCAAGTACCTTGGTCATCTCCCTCAGGGCTGTGAAGTGAACTTCCTTGAGTGCGATTGGAGAGATGTTGTCATGCCAGACGTCCTAGAACAGTTCAGCACGGAATTAGGAAAGCGACGGAAGCGGaataaagagaaagaagtcCGTGAGGAGAAGAGTCGCATCAAAGctgagaaagaggaggatgagaagcGTTGGGCTGCAGCGCGTCAGAAGAGACCGAGCATCAGCACAAGCGATCGACCATTCTCCGACCGTGATTTCATACCATTAGCAGGTGCAGCCGATGCTGGAAATATCGAACTCGGGTCCTCCGCCTCACCTCCTCGGCCACCGTCTCATTTCAGTGCGTTAGCCAGTCCTTCGACCAGCCCTCCCGGAGCCCGCACTGTCTGGGGAACCGCTGCCGTAGCAGGACCTGCAACAAAGCCTGACCACCTCAGGGCCACTCCTCGAGACGGTTGGCGAGAAGGGTGGGAAGACGAGTTGTTTGCTCACCAAGAGAGTGAGTTGATTGCTCAAACAGCCGTGGATGAGAACAATTCGTCCTCGCAGGcgaaaaagaagggaaagaagaacaagaagataACCCTCATGTCCACCAATATTCAACGGGGGGCATGA